agagtgttggaggctattttgtaaatgacatcgcatgagtgaaggattctttgttgcgaaataggaagccaattctagttttaattttgtattggagatgcttaatatgagtctggaaggagagtttacagtctaaccagacacctaggtatttgtagttgtccacatattctaagtcagaaccgtccagagtagtgatgctaggcgggcgggcaggtgcgggcagcgatcggttgaagagcatgcatttacttttacttgcattgaagagcagttggaggccacggaacgagagttgtatggcattgaagctcgtctggaggttagttaacacagtgtccaaagaagggccagaagtatacataatggtgttgtctgcgtagaggtggatcagggaatcaccagccgcaagagcaacatcattgatgtatacagagaagagtcggcctgagaattgaaccctgtggcacccaaatagagactgccagaggtccggacaacaggctctccgatttgacacactgaactctgtctgagaagtagttggtggacCAGGCGAGCCAGTCATTTGaggaaccaaggctgtcgagtctgccgataaaaatgtggtgattgacagagtcgaaagccttggccaggtcgatgaatacggctgcacagtattgtcttttgtcgatggcggttatgatattgtttaggaccttgcaCATGGCTGAGGTgaacccgtgaccagctcggaaaccagattgcatagcggagaaggtacggtgggatttgaaatggtcggtgatctgtttgttaacttggctttcgaagacccttagtttgggtctagagtgtcttcccctttgaagagggggatgagagcggcagctttccaatctttggggatcgcagacaatatgaaagagaggttgaacaggctagtaataggggttgcaacaattgcggcggataattttagaaagagagggtccagattgtctagcccagctgatttgttggGGTCCAgaatttgcagctctttcagaacatccgctatctggatttgggtgaaggagaaatgggggaggcttgggcaagttgctgttgtgggtgcagagctgttgaccggggtaggggtagccaggtggaaagcatggacagccgtagaaaaatgcttatttaaATTTTCGATtttcgtagatttatcggtggtgacagtgtttcctagcctcagtgcagtgggcagctgggatgaggtgcttttattctccatggactttacagtgtcccagaactttttggagtctgtgctacaggatgcaaatttctgtttgaaaaagataggaaagcaaaggctaactgcctgtgtatattggttcctaacctccctgaaaagttgcatatcatgggggctattcgatgctaatgcagtacgccacaggatgtttttgtgctggtcaagtgcagtcaggtctggagtgaaccaagggctatatctgttcctggatctacattttttgaatggggcatgcttatttaagatggtgaggaaagcacttttaaagaataactagGCATCCTCTaatgacggaatgaggtcaatatctttccaggatacctgggccaggtcatttagaaaggcctgctcgctgaagtgttttagggagcgtttgactgtgatgaggggtggttgtttgaccacggacccattacggacgcaggcaatgaggcagtgatcgctaagATCCTGTTTGAAGACAGCAGAAGTGTATTTAGCGGGCAGGTTtttcaggatgatatctatatgGCTGCCCGTgcttacggatttggggttgtacctggtaggttccatgataatttgggtgagattgaggacatctatcttagattgtaggacggccggggtgttaagcatatcatttacatttacattttagtcatttagcagacgctcttatccagagcgacttacagtagtgaatgcatacatttcatacattttttccccgtactggtcccccgtgggaatcgaacccacaaccctggcgttgcaaacaccatgctcgacCAACTGAGTCGCACGGGACCacacatatcccagtttaggtcacctaacagtacaatcTCTGAAGATAAAAGGGGGGCatttaattcacatatggtgtcctggGCGCAGCTGGGgactgaggggggtctgtaacaagtggcaacagtgagagacttatttctggaaaggtggatttttaaaagtattttatttattttaattttatttcacctttatttaaccaggtaggctagttgagaacaagttctcatttacaactgcgacccagccaacataaagcaaagtagtgcgacacaaacaacaacacagagttacacatggaataaacaagcgtacagtcaataacacaatagaaaaaggaaagtctctatatacagtgtgtgcaaatggcgtgaggaggtaaggcaataaataggccatagtagcagagtaattacaatttagcaaatgaacactggatttttaaaagtagaagctcgaactgtttggcacagacctggatagcatgacagaactctgcaggctgtctctgcagtagattgcaactccacccccctctcttggCGCAAAATGTTATAGttggatggaaatttcagaatttttggtggccttcctaagccaggattcagacacggctaggacatcagggttggcggagtgtgctaaagcagtgggggggaaaaacttagggagaaggcttctaatgttaacatgcatgaaaccaaggcttttacggttacagtagtcaacaaatgatagcgccttgGGAATAGGAGTAGAACTGGGGGCTAAAGGGCCTGGGTTAACGTCTACATCACCAGAAGAACAGAGGAGGGGTAGAATAAGGGTATGGCttaaggctataagaactggtcgtctagtgcgttggggacagagaataaaaggagcagatttctgggtgtggtagaatagattcaaggcataatgtacaaacaagggtatggtaggatgtgagttcAGTGGAGATAAACCTATGCGTTGcatgatgatgagagaggtttcgtctctggagGCATCAATAAACataggtgaggtctccgcatgtgtgtgagATGGGACGAAGGAGCTATCGAAGGTATTTTGagcgggactgagggctctacagtgaaataaagcaataaaaacaagccaagacagcaatagacaaggcatattgacattagagtgaggcataaagcaatcacaggtgtggATCgtgagagctaagacaacaacgggtaaatggcgaagaaagggcagagcgggtcagttagATACATACAgaacctgagttcgaggctggagCCGACATGTAAACAAAATGAGGTgccgtgttattgaaacagtccagggggcatcagtagtgtagccgagtgatcatagggtcaaaagagtAGCAATAGGTGAGTCGGGGTGCTGTACGGTATTCACTACTACGCTGAGCAAGAAGGGGACACAGCATTTAGAAAAAGCTAACGGGCCGGGGCTAGAAGATGGTTCTGCGGCAATatcgtaacagaatagcctgttgagaccacatcgggcgatcacgtcggcagtccagtcgtgatggatcggcggggctccgtgtcgacaatatagggtccaggccaattggcaaaaggaGGTAACTGTAGCCATAGAATTAGttggtatatgggcctagctcgaggctagctggtgcttgcttcggtaCAGAGgcattagctaacagtagccactaGCAGCTAGCTAGGAGTAATGATCCAGTGTAATGATCAAGAGCGGCAGGAATCcagtgatatggtagagagaagcagaacgatatgctctgggttgatattgcgctgtgcagactggcaggtgatTGTCCGAGCTAAGGCTGGCTGATTCCGGGGGGAAAAAGGCAAGGACagctagccgtggctaacaaagactagtagctagttagctggctagctcctgatggaacttccagttataaggaataaaaatagcagatccgtaccacatttggtgaggcgggttgtaggaaagtatatttagttcaTAGATAGAAGTGAGAATAAGATATATACGAAAAAAGACTGGCTATTTACAAgggataagacaaagacagatatACACGTCCTACTGCGCCGCCATCTTGGATATGAGGTGTAATTTCACAAGGGGCATTGGCATTGACACTGTGGAGGACAATAACTACAGTCTTATACACCTAGACAGAATATATTTTTGTTTGTGAAGGCAGATACAAGTGCAAGTTTTTGACAGAACCTCTCCTATAGGTGAATGTCCTGGCCCTGTCCATTTGTACCCGCGAGGCCTACCAGTCAATGAAAGAGCGGAATGTGGACGATGGCCACATCATCAATATTAACAGGTAGACTACAGCTTCTTTTCAGCCTGTTAAATGTCTGTTATTACTGACATTTTATATGATTTAAGACTCTCTCAGGAGATACAGTAAAGAGGGCCTACAATTTTACTCTTGGTTTTAGACCGAAGAGAAGTGTGAGGGATACAGGATGGAGGATGTATCACATACATGccattctcactttctctccttttctccctccctcgcttACTGCTATAGTATGGGGGGACATAGAGTGGTACCTAGTGCAGATGAACACTTCTACTGTGCCACTAAATTTGCTGTTACTGCTCTAACCGAGGGGCTACGGCAAGAGCTGCGGGAAGCAAAGACTCACATCAGAGCCACGGTGAGAATAGCAGCATTATTATTCTTTCTTTTTCATATGAATCTGACAACTGTCTTATACAATTATTAGATAGAAAGTTGATTGTTTTGTGGGTGTGTACGTACGTATGCACGCTTGTGGTGTGTGTTCACCCGTGCGTGCATacgagtgtctgtctgtgtatatgtACATAAACATCAATAACGAGCATGGTTTGTGCCTTCCTCTTCCATAGTGTATATCCCCTGGAATAGTGGAGACTGAGTTTGCCTTCCGGCACCACAACAGTGATCCAGAGAAAGCAGCTGCTGTGTATGAGAGTATAAAGGTAAGGCAGCTAGACTAGGAgagtgtgggtgggtggatgggccTACCTCTTCTCTCAATACAAATACATTAAGAAATTATTAACTAATTAGCATTTTTTTCCTATGCAGTGTTTGAAAGCACAAGACATAGCCAGTGCAGTCACATACGTTCTGGGCACCCCGCCTCATGTCCAGGTAATGTAGTGCTCTGTCTGTCGCTTCTGTCAATACTTGGCTTACTTATATCCTGCCTCTTTCTCAAGTCAAGACTAACTCCTCTTAGATAGACCAATGGTactatacacagagtgtacaaaacatttggctctttccatgacagactgaccaggtgaatccaggtgaaagctatgatcccttattgatgtcacttgttaaatccacttcaatcagtgtagatgaaggggaggagacaggttaaagagtgatttttaagccttgagacaattgagacatggattgtgtgtgtgtgtgccattcagagggtgaatgggcaagacaaggaTTGGTGCCAGGAGcacaggtttgagtgtgtcaacatTTGCAACTATGCTGGGTTTCACGCTAAACCGTTtcctgtatcaagaatggtccaccaccgaaaggacatcccgccaacttgacacaactgtgggaagcattgacgtcaacatgggccagcatccctgtggaaagctttcgacaccttgtagagttcatgccccgacaaattcaggctgttctgagggcaaaaggggtgcaactcaatattaggaaggtgtgcctaatgttttgtgcacacaGTGTACATTGTCAATGGTCCtgacctacatagtctgaaacacctCTTTTATAGAGGACATTCATGCAGTTTGTTGAGTTTGTTTGTGTATGTAACCCTGCTTGTTGGCCTCTAGATCGGAGATGTGCAGATGAGGCCGGTGGAACAGGTGTCATAGCAACCGAGCAGGAAGGAATCAGCTGAAGGAGCAGATAGAGCCATGGTGACGACTCCTTAGCGACCCCTGCCGGGCAAGGACGAAAACAAACTAGTATTCAACTGGATTTGGAGTGACGGTATCTGTTTGAGGAGGCGTGTAGGTGGctgtgtgtggtgggtgggggggaggggggtgtctggtgaggagaggaggagagggtgggcaGGTACTCTTAACCACTACTGAATTACTATGAGTGCTGCAACATGGTCTTTGGTGTATTGCTCTGAAGCCACTGCAAACTTAGGAGAGGAGGGTTGTTGCTCCTGTGGTCATATATTCTACCTGACCATCCTGACAGAGGGAAGAGTATGCCATCAATTGCAtatgaatgttttttttgtttttgtaagtCATAATACATATCTGTTTAAAATGATGGAAGACAACAGTGCTGTTCAATAAAGAATGATAATTATATCTATTTTTTGTATAGGTATTTTAACTTTGATTATTGGTAGATGTGGCTGATATACTGTACTCCCTAACAATAGATGCTCAATCCATTTCTACGGTCTTATGTTTTTAATAACAAGCAGATTTGGTTATCCTGGTATTAAGTCTGCTCGTATGTTTTTCAAAACCCATGTCAACCATCACTAATCAGAAAATGTGTATAAGGGACATTCAAGCACGATTATGCAACCCCATCACTTTGGACCAAGTGCATTTCCCCACTCCCATATGATTTAAATTGTTTTGCACTTTGGATCCATTTGGAGGAGTATAAAGAAAACACTGTCATCTTGTCTAGAGGAAGTAACTAACTTGAGTATACTCTCCCCAAGTGTGTACTTGTATGATATAGTAGATGTTTATCAATAAAAATGATTTAGGAATTGTCAAAGGTGGCTCCTTTTGTGCACCATTATTTGTTTTGATCATGTTAAATCTTTTCAACTTTTGATAGCAATTTACTGTCAATCTAA
The DNA window shown above is from Salmo salar chromosome ssa13, Ssal_v3.1, whole genome shotgun sequence and carries:
- the LOC106567994 gene encoding dehydrogenase/reductase SDR family member 11 codes for the protein MERWKGRVALVTGASVGIGAAVARALVQHGMKVVGCARNVDKIEKLAAECQSAGYSGTLIPYKCDLSCEEDILSMFSAIKTLHQGVDVCINNAGLAHNEPLLSGKTDGWRNMIDVNVLALSICTREAYQSMKERNVDDGHIININSMGGHRVVPSADEHFYCATKFAVTALTEGLRQELREAKTHIRATCISPGIVETEFAFRHHNSDPEKAAAVYESIKCLKAQDIASAVTYVLGTPPHVQIGDVQMRPVEQVS